A single Halarcobacter anaerophilus DNA region contains:
- the tssB gene encoding type VI secretion system contractile sheath small subunit — translation MEKQSESPKERINVTYKPATGDALEDVEIPYKLTILGEYNPNEEKVPVEEKRAVKIDKSNFNDVLKAQNLSVNFNVDNKLIDEEDSSLNVNLKINTVKDFSPEKIVENVPEMKVLMQLRQSLMALKGPLGNVPAFRKAIEKAISNKEERDKLMEELSLSSKE, via the coding sequence ATGGAAAAACAATCAGAATCACCAAAAGAGAGAATTAACGTCACGTATAAACCTGCAACGGGAGATGCTTTAGAAGATGTAGAGATACCTTATAAATTGACAATCTTAGGGGAATATAATCCAAATGAGGAAAAAGTTCCCGTAGAAGAAAAAAGAGCAGTTAAAATTGATAAAAGTAACTTTAATGATGTTTTAAAAGCTCAAAATTTATCGGTGAACTTTAATGTTGATAATAAACTTATAGATGAGGAAGATTCATCTTTAAACGTAAATTTGAAAATCAATACAGTAAAAGATTTTTCACCGGAAAAAATTGTTGAAAATGTACCGGAGATGAAGGTTTTAATGCAACTAAGACAATCACTAATGGCTTTAAAAGGACCGTTGGGGAATGTACCTGCATTTAGAAAAGCAATTGAAAAGGCAATCTCAAACAAAGAAGAGAGAGATAAGTTAATGGAAGAACTTAGTTTAAGTTCAAAAGAATAG
- the tssE gene encoding type VI secretion system baseplate subunit TssE: MKAFKGSLFERLTSDFDYNQYENIEEAVYASIANNLSRIFSTNAGSCEIATDYGRPDLNNINLSMKDSIERIEYFCELCIKKFEPRLYKTRVAVSKQRLAVNQMNIYIEGYLLVNGKSKRINFKADLLKNGKVKIYKDGI; the protein is encoded by the coding sequence ATGAAGGCATTTAAAGGTAGTTTGTTTGAAAGATTGACTTCTGATTTTGATTATAATCAGTATGAAAACATAGAAGAGGCAGTTTATGCCTCTATTGCAAACAATTTATCTCGTATTTTTTCTACAAATGCAGGAAGCTGTGAAATTGCTACAGATTATGGAAGACCTGATTTGAACAATATAAATTTAAGCATGAAAGACTCTATTGAGAGAATAGAGTATTTTTGTGAACTTTGTATAAAAAAATTTGAACCAAGACTTTATAAAACAAGAGTTGCAGTATCAAAACAAAGATTAGCCGTAAATCAAATGAACATATATATAGAGGGATATTTGCTTGTAAACGGAAAAAGCAAAAGAATAAATTTCAAAGCAGATTTATTAAAAAACGGGAAAGTGAAAATATATAAAGATGGTATTTAA
- the tssC gene encoding type VI secretion system contractile sheath large subunit, whose translation MVTENMTQDVSSLETLSLLDGIVAQTKLSQEDETYDVVKSGVGALIEELIKSDNEEEKVNKSIIDKMIAEIDDKISAQMDEILHHEDFQALESKWRGLYMLVERTDFRQNIQMEIINVSKEELIEDFEDSLDITQSGLYKHVYTSGYGQFGGEPVGTIVADYQLSPSNVDMKFLNKVASIAAMAHAPFIAAAGPKFFGLESFEGLPDLKDIDDVMNSPQYAAWKGFRQNEDSRYVGLTLPRFLLRAPYDPEDNPISNFVYKEDVSKNHEHYLWGNTVYAFASKLTNSFANFRWCTNIIGPKSGGEVRDLPVHTFESMGDIEMKIPTEVLVSDRREYELSEQGFIPLIMRKGSNSAAFFAASSAQLPKIFPDTPEGNEAALNYKLGTQLPYLFAITRMSHYIKVLQREHIGSWRERADLERELNKWAKQYVANQENPSAEIRSKKPFKDIAIDVEDIDNDPGWYKVKISLRPHFKYMGASFELSLVGKLDKE comes from the coding sequence ATGGTAACTGAAAACATGACTCAAGATGTTTCATCATTAGAAACACTTTCTTTATTAGACGGAATTGTTGCTCAAACAAAACTATCACAAGAAGATGAAACCTACGATGTAGTGAAATCGGGTGTCGGAGCACTAATTGAAGAGTTAATAAAGTCTGATAATGAAGAGGAAAAAGTAAATAAATCAATAATCGATAAAATGATTGCGGAAATAGATGATAAAATCTCTGCACAAATGGATGAAATCCTTCATCATGAAGATTTTCAGGCTTTAGAATCTAAATGGAGAGGTTTGTATATGTTAGTTGAAAGAACTGACTTTAGACAAAATATCCAGATGGAAATTATTAATGTTTCTAAAGAAGAGTTAATCGAAGATTTTGAAGATAGTTTAGATATAACTCAATCAGGACTTTATAAGCACGTATATACAAGCGGATATGGGCAATTTGGTGGAGAACCTGTAGGTACTATTGTTGCAGATTATCAATTGTCTCCTTCAAATGTTGATATGAAATTTTTAAATAAAGTTGCTTCTATTGCTGCAATGGCTCATGCTCCGTTTATTGCTGCTGCGGGACCGAAATTCTTCGGACTTGAAAGTTTTGAAGGACTTCCTGACTTAAAAGATATAGATGATGTTATGAATTCTCCTCAATATGCGGCTTGGAAAGGTTTTAGACAAAATGAAGATTCAAGATATGTAGGATTAACTTTACCTAGATTTTTACTTCGAGCTCCTTATGATCCGGAAGACAATCCAATATCAAATTTTGTTTATAAAGAAGATGTTTCAAAAAATCATGAGCACTATTTATGGGGTAATACTGTATATGCTTTTGCAAGTAAATTAACAAATAGTTTTGCAAATTTCAGATGGTGTACAAATATAATTGGACCAAAATCCGGCGGTGAAGTTAGAGATTTACCTGTACACACTTTTGAAAGTATGGGTGATATTGAAATGAAAATCCCTACAGAAGTGCTTGTTTCAGATAGAAGAGAGTATGAACTTTCAGAACAAGGATTTATTCCTTTAATTATGAGAAAAGGAAGCAATTCAGCTGCGTTTTTTGCTGCTAGTTCTGCTCAACTTCCAAAAATTTTTCCTGATACTCCTGAAGGAAATGAAGCTGCTTTAAATTATAAACTAGGAACGCAATTACCGTATCTTTTTGCAATTACTAGAATGTCTCATTATATAAAAGTTCTTCAAAGAGAGCATATCGGTTCTTGGAGAGAAAGAGCAGATTTAGAAAGAGAACTTAACAAATGGGCAAAACAGTATGTAGCAAATCAAGAAAATCCAAGTGCTGAGATTAGAAGTAAAAAACCTTTTAAGGATATCGCTATTGATGTTGAAGATATAGATAATGATCCGGGGTGGTACAAAGTAAAAATATCATTAAGACCTCATTTTAAATATATGGGTGCAAGTTTTGAATTATCTTTAGTAGGAAAACTAGATAAAGAGTAA
- the tssA gene encoding type VI secretion system protein TssA gives MSELILREFESTQKYGIDCRYEDLYLLIEQEVDKDYSVTQESSDWNYIYKNTQELLENKTKDLKLASWWLFSSWKNNLWEGLDDNLTFYISFIEKFKQELFPKSLKAKSNIFLWLETSLTNEIINNETNKKLLIKPSSFYELFVQLDLVIKKSFESNDNKFRKIISFLKPFFDEEQKKEEENKLEAKVEKVEKKSENKVELSVDRLTEVSSDSDAIKVLNNIKKSSSLLASYYRKKDFTDLRALRISTFLSWLETDGLPYANGKKTLLYPPAELELDELTSLYEDEKFEEALCLTQEIIEVSPFWIDGHFFLYNIFEKTNNKKISNEVKNTILSFLKTNSGILDFFFNDDTPFASNRVKKWLKDELNKNDENDNLKEESNSSDQIIESIYELANNGKIKEAMQEVAKQYESSASIEEKFNWRLYHAQLAVEFNKKDIALALLEDLQKDIDRFNLDDWNPKLVSKVYSLILNSFTNIDIQNDKLEQIYKRLCKTDINSAFEIELN, from the coding sequence TTGAGTGAGTTGATTTTAAGAGAATTTGAATCTACGCAAAAGTATGGAATTGACTGTAGATATGAAGATTTATACCTTCTTATTGAGCAAGAAGTAGATAAAGATTATAGTGTAACACAAGAGTCAAGTGATTGGAACTATATATATAAAAATACTCAAGAACTATTAGAAAATAAAACAAAAGATTTAAAATTGGCTTCTTGGTGGCTTTTTTCATCATGGAAAAATAATCTATGGGAAGGTTTAGATGACAATTTAACTTTTTATATATCATTTATAGAGAAGTTTAAACAAGAATTGTTTCCTAAGTCTTTAAAGGCAAAAAGTAATATTTTTCTTTGGTTGGAAACTTCATTGACAAATGAAATAATTAATAATGAAACCAATAAAAAATTGCTAATAAAACCTTCATCTTTTTATGAATTGTTTGTTCAATTGGATTTAGTAATAAAAAAATCTTTTGAAAGTAATGATAACAAATTTAGGAAGATAATATCTTTTTTGAAGCCTTTTTTTGATGAAGAACAAAAAAAAGAAGAAGAGAATAAACTTGAAGCAAAAGTAGAAAAAGTAGAGAAAAAAAGTGAAAATAAAGTTGAACTTTCTGTTGATAGATTAACTGAAGTTTCTTCTGATTCTGATGCAATAAAAGTTTTAAATAATATTAAAAAAAGCTCTTCATTATTAGCTTCTTATTATAGAAAAAAAGATTTTACAGATTTAAGAGCATTACGAATCTCAACTTTCCTTTCATGGTTGGAAACAGATGGATTGCCTTATGCAAATGGCAAAAAAACTCTTCTTTATCCTCCTGCTGAACTGGAACTAGATGAGCTTACTTCGCTATATGAAGATGAAAAGTTTGAAGAAGCATTATGTTTGACACAAGAAATAATAGAAGTATCTCCATTTTGGATTGACGGACATTTTTTTCTTTATAATATTTTTGAAAAAACAAATAATAAAAAAATATCAAATGAAGTAAAAAATACTATTCTAAGTTTTCTAAAAACAAATAGTGGAATTTTAGATTTCTTTTTTAACGATGATACTCCTTTTGCATCAAACAGAGTTAAAAAATGGTTAAAAGATGAGTTAAATAAAAATGATGAAAATGATAATTTAAAAGAAGAAAGCAATAGTTCTGATCAAATTATAGAGTCGATTTATGAACTTGCAAATAACGGAAAAATAAAAGAAGCAATGCAAGAAGTTGCAAAACAATATGAAAGTTCTGCAAGCATTGAAGAAAAGTTTAATTGGAGGTTATATCATGCGCAGCTTGCAGTTGAATTTAACAAAAAGGATATTGCATTAGCATTATTGGAAGATTTACAAAAAGATATAGATAGATTTAATTTAGATGATTGGAATCCAAAACTCGTATCAAAGGTCTACTCTTTGATTTTAAACTCATTTACGAATATAGATATCCAAAATGATAAATTAGAACAAATTTATAAAAGACTTTGCAAAACTGATATAAATAGTGCTTTTGAAATAGAATTAAATTAG